One Kitasatospora sp. MAP12-44 DNA segment encodes these proteins:
- a CDS encoding GFA family protein — translation MSETVPATEVRSGGCLCKKIRFTVTGAPDDPHICPCSHCQKRAGGPLQWWVGFPLAGLSWTGDGELTWYDTHPEKTRRGFCPVCGSHIAAQDYGDDNVIGINTTALDDHEDDPSLVPVNLNRLADAPPWLAQAPDTQHATVG, via the coding sequence ATGTCCGAAACCGTCCCCGCCACCGAGGTTCGCTCCGGCGGCTGCCTGTGCAAGAAGATCAGGTTCACCGTCACCGGCGCACCTGACGATCCGCACATCTGCCCGTGCAGCCACTGCCAGAAGCGGGCCGGCGGGCCCCTCCAGTGGTGGGTCGGCTTCCCCCTGGCGGGGCTGTCCTGGACCGGCGACGGCGAGCTGACCTGGTACGACACCCACCCCGAAAAGACCCGGCGGGGGTTCTGCCCCGTCTGCGGCAGCCACATCGCCGCCCAGGACTACGGCGACGACAACGTCATCGGCATCAACACCACCGCGCTGGACGACCACGAGGACGACCCCAGCCTCGTCCCCGTCAACCTGAACCGCCTCGCGGACGCGCCCCCCTGGCTCGCGCAGGCCCCGGACACACAGCACGCCACCGTCGGCTGA
- a CDS encoding DUF3865 domain-containing protein, with product MTTETTSTLDLDKLPSTSLVEEYFNAVPETRSFINATLLGKQTSGDTLVDKHLTPMIDWVYRQIHQLVDPANLTLAQARMYIAELAVFARYNAQFLRTAANTVDGACPALAHELRRNFLEEGGEPGKVAAHYILYTNALLSDLGLLVNGHVPATETTTLIVLHDVMVNSHMPGVIAGGYYATEGVAVVETEILRDITNRYGELTNEATGADLPALHYYYELHLDEGHEAAQGGLSVEAAHIEGLARFIRESDLHNLDLPQITEGYLQIFNAMAHWWTQLAYRARNMN from the coding sequence ATGACGACCGAGACCACTTCAACCCTCGACCTCGACAAGCTCCCCAGCACCTCCCTGGTGGAGGAGTACTTCAACGCGGTCCCGGAGACCCGAAGCTTCATCAACGCCACCCTGCTCGGCAAGCAGACCTCCGGCGACACCCTCGTCGACAAGCACCTCACCCCGATGATCGACTGGGTCTACCGGCAGATCCACCAGCTCGTCGACCCGGCCAACCTCACCTTGGCCCAGGCGCGGATGTACATCGCGGAGCTGGCCGTCTTCGCCCGCTACAACGCCCAGTTCCTGCGCACCGCCGCCAACACCGTGGACGGCGCCTGCCCGGCGCTGGCCCATGAGCTGCGCCGTAACTTCCTGGAGGAGGGCGGCGAGCCCGGCAAGGTGGCCGCCCACTACATCCTGTACACGAACGCGCTGCTCAGCGACCTCGGCCTGCTCGTCAACGGCCACGTCCCGGCGACCGAGACCACCACGCTCATCGTGCTGCACGACGTGATGGTCAACTCCCATATGCCCGGGGTGATCGCCGGCGGCTACTACGCCACCGAGGGCGTGGCGGTCGTGGAGACCGAGATCCTGCGGGACATCACCAACCGCTACGGCGAGCTGACGAACGAGGCCACCGGCGCCGACCTCCCGGCGCTGCACTACTACTACGAGCTGCACCTCGACGAGGGGCACGAGGCCGCCCAGGGCGGGCTCAGCGTCGAAGCCGCTCACATCGAGGGCCTCGCCCGGTTCATCCGCGAGAGTGACCTTCACAACCTCGACCTGCCGCAGATCACCGAGGGCTACCTGCAGATCTTCAACGCGATGGCACACTGGTGGACCCAACTGGCCTACCGTGCAAGGAATATGAACTGA
- a CDS encoding cupin domain-containing protein, whose product MSSGTWPPGPGFWTDELPAATKNMTAPYLFKGIVPASAANAEAVLDAFAQIRRAHAAGTAITADARVYVGEELREDLLATVLGAPAWLQGGFVEWMQSLAGAERFSLVLNHLETVSPVLAAGLGEFLGALMEGWGVPAGGAEQVAFVGNYSGTAFGVHEGYENAFLTHYGPGVKDFYCWPAEEYQKLTGGSDPLYGDYEWLLEHGEHFVLEPGDALFLPERVFHVGRQDQFSVSVAVPLYTLPYAAVVRDFVLPDLFASLLESGPDTELGRPSAMAALTGGGAQLAERLGDLTTRTLTNAATQAAAAAEQHVRQRWNTILSNGGWELSEEDLARIDAAAAFDPEHVTPGAKVSVIAPYRLLVTGRQAFLRGCEVEADPAVLTAGLVAALNARPLTLPTDENVLAAVRALGATGGLALTARPADKESAA is encoded by the coding sequence GTGAGCAGCGGAACCTGGCCCCCCGGCCCCGGATTCTGGACCGACGAACTCCCCGCCGCAACGAAGAACATGACGGCGCCGTACCTGTTCAAGGGCATCGTGCCCGCCTCCGCGGCCAACGCCGAGGCCGTCCTGGACGCCTTCGCGCAGATCCGCCGCGCGCACGCCGCCGGCACCGCGATCACGGCGGACGCCCGGGTCTACGTCGGAGAGGAGCTGCGCGAGGACCTGCTGGCCACTGTGCTGGGCGCACCGGCCTGGCTGCAGGGAGGCTTCGTCGAGTGGATGCAGAGCCTGGCCGGCGCCGAGCGGTTCAGCCTGGTCCTCAACCACCTGGAGACCGTCAGCCCGGTACTGGCCGCGGGCCTGGGCGAGTTCCTGGGCGCGCTCATGGAAGGGTGGGGCGTTCCGGCGGGCGGAGCCGAGCAGGTCGCCTTCGTCGGCAACTACTCCGGCACCGCGTTCGGGGTCCACGAGGGCTACGAGAACGCGTTCCTCACCCACTACGGTCCCGGCGTCAAGGACTTCTACTGCTGGCCGGCCGAGGAGTACCAGAAGCTGACCGGCGGCAGCGACCCGCTGTACGGCGACTACGAGTGGCTCCTGGAGCACGGCGAGCACTTCGTCCTCGAGCCGGGCGACGCCCTGTTCCTGCCCGAGCGTGTGTTCCACGTCGGCCGGCAGGATCAGTTTTCCGTCTCCGTGGCCGTGCCGCTCTACACCCTCCCGTATGCGGCCGTCGTCCGCGACTTCGTCCTGCCCGACCTGTTCGCCTCCCTTCTGGAGAGCGGGCCCGACACCGAGCTCGGCCGGCCCTCCGCGATGGCAGCGCTCACCGGCGGCGGCGCGCAGCTGGCCGAGCGCCTGGGAGACCTCACCACCCGGACGCTCACCAACGCAGCCACGCAGGCCGCCGCCGCTGCTGAGCAGCACGTCCGCCAGCGGTGGAACACCATTTTGAGCAACGGCGGCTGGGAGCTGTCGGAGGAGGACCTCGCCCGCATCGACGCGGCCGCCGCGTTCGACCCCGAGCATGTCACCCCCGGTGCCAAGGTGTCCGTCATCGCGCCCTACCGGCTGCTCGTCACCGGCCGGCAGGCGTTCCTGCGGGGCTGCGAGGTGGAGGCCGACCCGGCCGTCCTGACCGCCGGCCTCGTCGCGGCCCTCAATGCCAGGCCCCTCACCCTGCCCACCGACGAGAACGTCCTGGCCGCCGTCCGGGCGCTCGGCGCCACCGGCGGCCTGGCCCTGACCGCCCGCCCCGCCGACAAGGAGAGCGCCGCATGA
- a CDS encoding inosamine-phosphate amidinotransferase 1: MTQTKTTATGGVSSFDEWSPLREVVVGRAEHYTAHDVDPSWSLFYFENVAPTIAGGTGRGLLPIPQQLVDELNEDIAGLADALTAGGVRVLRPAAPGKDVDIASPSWTARATPPLNVRDNAVILGTTIVETAPHIRSRVFENDHLKAIFNDYYAKGANWLSMPRPALAAGSLDTAYFDKLGIDVSRAMDGDSAQAIDGLGLEMVFDGAQCTRLGRDVLVNVANHNHALAFRWLCDNFPRLRFHRLDAMADNHTDSIVVPLRPGLMLLRSPEYLRYLPKAMQAWEAIYPPRTAVPEPDYSDFGYVVPTASRYIDINVLSIGPDTVVVNSLYPELVELLEQRGFTVVPVRHRHRRLFGGGFHCFTLDTVRDGGCEDYLS, encoded by the coding sequence ATGACCCAGACCAAGACCACCGCCACCGGCGGCGTGAGCAGCTTCGACGAGTGGTCGCCGCTGCGCGAGGTCGTCGTCGGCCGCGCCGAGCACTACACGGCGCACGACGTCGATCCGTCCTGGAGCCTCTTCTACTTCGAGAACGTCGCCCCGACCATCGCGGGCGGCACCGGCCGGGGCCTGCTGCCGATCCCGCAGCAGCTGGTCGACGAGCTCAACGAGGACATCGCGGGCCTGGCCGACGCGCTGACCGCCGGCGGGGTCCGTGTCCTGCGGCCCGCGGCGCCGGGCAAGGACGTCGACATCGCCTCCCCCTCGTGGACCGCCCGCGCGACCCCGCCGCTGAACGTGCGCGACAACGCGGTCATCCTCGGCACGACCATCGTGGAGACCGCGCCGCACATCCGCAGCCGAGTCTTCGAGAACGACCACCTCAAGGCGATCTTCAACGACTACTACGCCAAGGGCGCGAACTGGCTGAGCATGCCCCGGCCCGCGCTCGCCGCCGGCTCCCTCGACACCGCCTACTTCGACAAACTGGGCATCGACGTCTCCCGCGCCATGGACGGCGACAGCGCCCAGGCCATCGACGGCCTGGGCCTGGAGATGGTGTTCGACGGGGCGCAGTGCACCCGCCTGGGCCGCGACGTGCTCGTCAACGTCGCCAACCACAACCACGCACTCGCCTTCCGCTGGCTGTGCGACAACTTCCCGCGGCTGCGCTTCCACCGCCTCGACGCGATGGCGGACAACCACACCGACAGCATCGTCGTCCCGCTGCGCCCGGGCCTGATGCTGCTGCGCTCCCCGGAATACCTGCGCTATCTGCCCAAGGCGATGCAGGCATGGGAGGCGATCTACCCACCGCGCACCGCCGTGCCCGAGCCGGACTACAGCGACTTCGGGTACGTCGTCCCGACCGCCTCGCGGTACATCGACATCAACGTCCTGTCGATCGGCCCGGACACCGTGGTCGTCAACTCGCTCTACCCCGAGCTGGTCGAACTCCTGGAGCAGCGCGGCTTCACCGTGGTGCCGGTCCGGCACCGGCACCGCAGGTTGTTCGGCGGCGGCTTCCACTGCTTCACCCTCGACACCGTCCGCGACGGCGGCTGCGAGGACTACCTGAGCTGA
- a CDS encoding fatty acid desaturase → MSALRVGSEDLMGSPALRSARRRAVVQGRSRNGTGASGPVRRALGPELIGELEQLCGRPTVGLFDVCQDVAAIVVAAVLGSLIGHVLGPALAVLYIGVRQRHLSNLAHECVHSKLLATRRGNRLVGHLLTGMLGEGLRPYRVTHAVHHARLGSDEDPMFQSYRAGDIRAAGPAPSRRSFVLRVIVRGAVWRLPKAALRVLLTKAPQESWRAPAARAALWATVAAVCWPFDADGALGLYWFVPLVFVRPVVTWITDLGNHAGLIEHSDVLLQTRGWSSHWLTRHLLGGHLDDMHHPIHHWCPQIPWRRLPEAAGIAARHLDRWQEVPWSSGYFFRRRSTPEVPCVIEDIIARLTTADRAAVTDTSRAAA, encoded by the coding sequence ATGTCCGCTTTGAGAGTCGGCTCGGAGGATCTGATGGGCAGCCCCGCCCTGCGTTCAGCGCGTCGGCGCGCAGTAGTTCAGGGCCGGTCGCGTAACGGGACCGGCGCGTCCGGGCCCGTTCGGAGGGCTCTGGGGCCGGAGCTGATCGGGGAGCTGGAGCAGCTGTGCGGCCGCCCGACGGTCGGGCTGTTCGACGTCTGCCAGGACGTCGCCGCGATCGTGGTCGCGGCGGTGCTCGGCAGTCTGATCGGGCATGTCCTGGGTCCGGCGCTGGCCGTCCTCTATATCGGGGTCCGGCAGCGGCACTTGTCGAACCTGGCACACGAGTGCGTGCACTCGAAGCTGCTGGCCACCCGCCGGGGCAACCGGCTGGTCGGGCACCTGCTGACCGGGATGCTCGGGGAGGGCCTGCGGCCCTACCGGGTCACCCACGCGGTGCACCACGCGCGCTTGGGGTCGGACGAGGACCCGATGTTCCAGTCCTACCGGGCGGGCGACATCCGCGCGGCCGGGCCGGCACCGAGCAGGCGCTCCTTCGTTCTTCGGGTGATCGTGCGGGGCGCCGTGTGGCGGCTGCCGAAGGCGGCGCTGCGGGTCCTGCTCACCAAGGCACCTCAGGAGAGCTGGCGGGCACCGGCCGCCCGGGCCGCACTGTGGGCGACCGTGGCTGCGGTGTGCTGGCCCTTCGACGCCGACGGCGCGCTCGGGTTGTACTGGTTCGTGCCGCTCGTGTTCGTCCGGCCGGTCGTCACCTGGATCACCGATCTCGGCAACCACGCCGGCCTGATCGAGCACTCGGACGTTCTCCTGCAGACCCGTGGCTGGTCCTCGCACTGGCTCACCCGGCACCTGCTGGGCGGCCACCTCGACGACATGCACCACCCGATCCACCACTGGTGCCCGCAGATCCCCTGGCGGCGGCTCCCGGAAGCCGCCGGCATCGCGGCCCGACACCTGGACCGGTGGCAGGAGGTGCCCTGGAGTTCGGGGTACTTCTTCCGCCGCCGCTCCACCCCCGAGGTGCCGTGCGTGATCGAGGACATCATCGCGCGCCTCACCACGGCGGACCGGGCCGCGGTGACGGACACCAGCCGCGCCGCCGCCTGA
- a CDS encoding amino acid--tRNA ligase-related protein has product MPALSDPIGQKSHVLFSLRDTLRDEGFIELVTPVARRADLGAGRRVTADLDGGRFLRAMIGPALRVTLSPDRKKVFEIGPCFRPEKPDDLHASEFTMLDLYAADQSFEGLIELAWRLVGPHLPYTPVRVSVADHIRDAFGVDLHHEPIGDLPQRMAARLGAGPDVPFQDVLGQYIERELETSSTGAAVFLTEYPLGGDEPCARLAPGTAAVLERFELIVDGIEVVHGYADERDQVAFAERAKAVGLYDDEQRLAWEAIDAGLVPAATSGLGIGIERLCAAAAGIRGIRPFLQSPRF; this is encoded by the coding sequence ATGCCCGCACTGAGCGACCCGATCGGCCAGAAGTCACACGTCCTGTTCAGCCTGCGCGACACGCTGCGCGACGAAGGCTTCATCGAGCTGGTCACCCCCGTCGCGCGCCGCGCCGACCTCGGAGCTGGGCGCCGCGTAACGGCCGACCTGGACGGCGGCCGCTTCCTGCGCGCGATGATCGGACCGGCTCTGCGCGTGACCCTCAGCCCGGACCGCAAGAAGGTGTTCGAGATCGGGCCCTGCTTCCGGCCGGAGAAGCCGGACGACCTCCACGCGAGCGAGTTCACGATGCTCGACCTGTACGCGGCCGACCAGAGCTTCGAGGGCCTGATCGAACTGGCCTGGCGCCTGGTGGGCCCGCACCTGCCCTACACGCCGGTGCGGGTGTCCGTGGCGGACCACATCCGCGACGCCTTCGGCGTCGACCTGCACCACGAGCCGATCGGGGACCTGCCGCAGCGGATGGCCGCCCGTCTGGGCGCCGGACCGGACGTGCCGTTCCAGGACGTCCTCGGGCAGTACATCGAACGGGAGTTGGAGACGAGTAGCACCGGCGCCGCGGTGTTCTTGACCGAGTACCCGCTCGGCGGGGACGAGCCGTGCGCGCGTCTGGCCCCCGGCACCGCCGCCGTCCTGGAGCGGTTCGAGCTCATCGTCGACGGCATCGAGGTCGTCCACGGCTACGCGGACGAGCGCGACCAGGTCGCGTTCGCCGAGCGTGCCAAGGCGGTGGGCCTCTACGACGACGAGCAGCGATTGGCGTGGGAGGCGATCGACGCGGGCCTGGTGCCGGCCGCAACCAGCGGACTGGGCATCGGCATCGAGCGGCTGTGCGCGGCCGCAGCTGGCATCCGCGGCATCCGCCCGTTCCTGCAGTCCCCCCGGTTCTGA
- a CDS encoding TauD/TfdA family dioxygenase produces MDLPISPLAASFGATVDLDLARSREPSLAAALTGALHRHRLLVFPGQHLNHADLLAASAHFGPVDADTDRRYAVGGFTGITVVSNIAEDGVRVGIYDGDNEEEWHADNSFKPELNRATLLYSVITPERGGETRFADATRAYADLPADLRARIERLRAVHSIQQLGARQAQAAGGHSSAQAGTLTDRAEVEHPLAPAHPVTGARSLLVGSMVVRHVVGLAEEESSRLLAELLAHATSSPYVHTHRWSTGDLVVWDNHALLHTASPCDSARHQRLLLRTAVR; encoded by the coding sequence ATGGATCTCCCAATCAGCCCGCTGGCCGCCAGCTTCGGCGCCACGGTGGACCTCGACCTGGCCCGAAGCCGCGAGCCTTCACTGGCGGCAGCCCTGACCGGTGCTCTTCACCGCCACCGGCTGCTGGTCTTCCCCGGCCAGCACCTCAACCACGCCGACCTCCTCGCCGCGAGCGCCCACTTCGGACCGGTCGACGCCGACACCGACCGCCGCTACGCCGTCGGCGGCTTCACCGGGATCACGGTGGTGTCGAACATCGCCGAGGACGGGGTGCGCGTCGGTATCTACGACGGCGACAACGAGGAGGAGTGGCATGCCGACAACTCCTTCAAGCCGGAGCTGAACCGGGCGACGCTCCTGTACTCGGTCATCACACCCGAGCGCGGAGGCGAGACGCGGTTCGCCGACGCCACCCGTGCCTACGCCGACCTGCCCGCGGATCTGAGGGCGCGCATCGAGCGGCTGCGGGCCGTCCACTCGATCCAGCAACTCGGGGCCCGCCAGGCCCAGGCCGCCGGCGGCCATTCCTCCGCCCAGGCCGGCACGCTCACCGACCGGGCCGAGGTCGAGCACCCGCTCGCGCCTGCCCATCCGGTCACCGGCGCCCGCTCGCTCCTGGTCGGCTCCATGGTCGTCAGGCACGTCGTCGGCCTGGCCGAGGAGGAGAGCAGCCGACTGCTGGCCGAGCTGCTGGCGCACGCCACCAGCTCGCCCTACGTCCACACCCACCGCTGGTCGACGGGCGACCTGGTCGTCTGGGACAACCACGCCCTCCTGCACACCGCGTCCCCGTGCGACAGCGCCCGCCACCAGCGGCTGCTGCTGCGCACCGCCGTCCGCTAG
- a CDS encoding DNA alkylation repair protein yields the protein MTAQVPLKERALNDERIARIGREVQAVLPAFDADAFTADVMSDLPRLELKARIARTARGLHEHLPVTGPAALDALVHSLPSSPQAAGVTNDFGFHIYSPHSSYVARYHRTTEDLDQALEALRAFTRYFSSEDAARYFLNDFPEQTMAAVEKWTVDDDYRVRRLASESTRPMLPGSPRITLPVGTALPILDRLYGDTSHFVTTSVANHLRDISRSEPDLALATLTRWKTEGAATDKEFAFIAREALKAKLKEGWPAGYGFLGYAADAPVAVSSVRLEHTELRDGDALSFTADLTATTTVEVNVMYVISSTTSTGKPRQKVYALKKGTATPDQPMTLAKTHRLRSTATTALTPGAYQLAIQVNGHRFDHAEFRVVER from the coding sequence ATGACCGCGCAAGTACCGCTCAAGGAACGGGCGTTGAACGACGAACGGATCGCCCGGATCGGCCGGGAGGTGCAGGCCGTCCTGCCCGCGTTCGACGCGGACGCCTTCACCGCCGACGTGATGTCCGACCTTCCGCGACTAGAGTTGAAGGCGCGGATCGCCCGCACCGCGCGCGGCCTGCACGAGCACCTGCCGGTCACCGGCCCCGCCGCGCTGGACGCGCTGGTGCACTCCCTGCCGTCCTCCCCGCAGGCCGCCGGCGTCACGAACGACTTCGGCTTTCACATCTACTCACCGCACTCCTCGTACGTCGCCCGGTACCACCGCACCACCGAGGACCTGGACCAGGCGCTCGAGGCGCTTCGCGCCTTCACCCGGTACTTCTCCTCCGAGGACGCCGCCAGGTACTTCCTGAACGACTTCCCCGAGCAGACGATGGCCGCCGTCGAGAAGTGGACCGTTGACGACGACTACCGGGTGCGCCGCCTGGCCAGCGAGTCCACCCGCCCCATGCTCCCCGGGTCACCGCGCATCACCCTTCCCGTCGGCACGGCCCTGCCCATCCTCGACCGGCTGTACGGCGACACCAGCCACTTCGTCACCACGTCGGTCGCCAACCACCTGCGCGACATCTCCCGCAGCGAACCGGATCTCGCCCTGGCCACCCTGACCAGGTGGAAGACCGAAGGGGCGGCCACCGACAAGGAGTTCGCCTTCATCGCGCGCGAGGCGCTGAAGGCCAAGCTCAAGGAGGGCTGGCCGGCCGGGTACGGATTCCTCGGCTACGCCGCTGACGCCCCCGTCGCCGTGAGCTCCGTCCGGCTCGAACACACGGAGCTCCGCGACGGCGACGCCCTCAGCTTCACGGCCGATCTCACCGCCACCACCACCGTCGAAGTGAACGTCATGTACGTCATCTCCAGCACCACCAGCACGGGCAAGCCCAGGCAGAAGGTGTACGCACTGAAGAAGGGCACCGCGACGCCCGACCAGCCCATGACCCTGGCCAAGACCCACCGGCTCCGCTCGACCGCCACCACCGCGCTCACCCCAGGGGCCTACCAGCTCGCGATCCAGGTCAACGGGCACCGGTTCGACCACGCGGAGTTCCGGGTCGTCGAGCGGTGA
- a CDS encoding NUDIX domain-containing protein: MEPGLEIAESPAPSSLRSDADSKAERMDAGRHSNIIGVHLVLCDDTSILLGRRLNTTFAQGQYHLPAGHLEAKPGESVTACAVREAAEELGITIDPTDLELAHVLHLHDLVDGRDRLGVFFTVRTWAGQIRAAEPHKCAGWEWHPIDRLPDPLVDYTRAALVAIRAGVPYSEMGWPVPDGGERVS; encoded by the coding sequence GTGGAACCAGGTCTTGAGATCGCCGAGTCCCCCGCACCGAGCAGCCTGCGGTCCGACGCCGACAGCAAGGCGGAACGCATGGACGCCGGGCGCCACTCCAACATCATCGGCGTGCACCTCGTCCTCTGCGACGACACGAGCATCCTCCTGGGCCGCCGTCTCAACACGACGTTCGCTCAGGGCCAATACCATCTTCCCGCCGGACACTTGGAAGCGAAGCCGGGGGAATCGGTGACCGCTTGCGCCGTGCGCGAGGCGGCTGAGGAACTCGGCATCACCATCGACCCCACCGACCTGGAACTGGCACACGTCCTGCACCTGCACGACCTGGTCGACGGCCGCGATCGGCTGGGGGTCTTCTTCACCGTCCGCACCTGGGCCGGTCAGATCCGCGCGGCCGAGCCGCACAAGTGCGCGGGCTGGGAGTGGCATCCCATCGACCGGCTCCCCGACCCGCTGGTCGACTACACCCGGGCCGCGCTGGTCGCGATCCGTGCCGGCGTGCCGTACAGCGAGATGGGTTGGCCCGTCCCCGACGGCGGCGAGCGCGTGTCCTGA
- a CDS encoding methyltransferase domain-containing protein — translation MTTTPRSTAPSLHAVEDPPAPARADTTTVDAVPSGFALALAAEPGVHDPMVIAAVAAVPRHRLIPRAYQPLGEQRPATRWRLLDSDEDRAAHRVLVYSMDQVVVQLADQPAADHTVGAICTGRPAAQSSGAGLLARTLQDLRVGDGDRFLELGACTGYLSAAAHRLTRRQVTGVECDRDLVRQATPRLHEIGADVRLLARDALRGLPDGTWDKIAASFSVPAVPAGWLRHLAPGGLLRTTVNPGAPGWHATALIERDKDGAFSGTLSAELWGHVPARGAGWLPVPEQRSADGATRTAVLPPPPHTERGFWVAVGHLLPGVRRFWNPDGDEGVLLVGTDGSRAHIAPDGATVTEWGPRNLWQLAEDVHERWTAAGRPDTYRLELTDQEQRIIGGPGLHWVLPL, via the coding sequence ATGACCACTACACCAAGAAGCACAGCACCTTCGCTGCACGCCGTCGAGGATCCGCCTGCCCCAGCGAGGGCGGACACCACCACCGTCGACGCGGTGCCCAGCGGCTTCGCGCTCGCACTGGCCGCGGAGCCCGGGGTCCACGACCCGATGGTCATTGCGGCGGTGGCCGCCGTGCCCCGCCACCGCCTCATCCCGCGCGCCTACCAGCCGCTGGGAGAGCAGCGGCCTGCGACGCGCTGGCGGCTGCTGGACTCCGACGAGGACCGGGCCGCGCACCGGGTGCTCGTCTACTCCATGGATCAGGTGGTCGTCCAACTCGCCGACCAGCCGGCCGCCGACCACACGGTCGGCGCCATCTGCACCGGCCGGCCGGCCGCCCAGAGCTCCGGCGCCGGGCTCCTCGCGCGCACCCTGCAGGATCTGAGGGTCGGGGACGGCGACCGGTTCCTCGAACTGGGCGCGTGCACGGGCTACCTGTCCGCGGCCGCCCACCGACTGACCCGCCGCCAGGTCACCGGCGTCGAGTGCGACCGCGACCTGGTGCGCCAGGCCACGCCCAGGCTCCACGAGATCGGCGCCGACGTGCGCCTTCTGGCCCGCGACGCACTGCGCGGCCTGCCCGACGGCACCTGGGACAAGATCGCCGCCAGTTTCTCCGTGCCCGCCGTCCCGGCCGGCTGGCTGCGACACCTGGCACCGGGCGGGCTGCTGCGCACGACCGTCAACCCCGGCGCGCCCGGCTGGCACGCCACCGCCCTCATCGAACGCGACAAGGACGGCGCCTTCTCGGGCACGCTGAGCGCCGAACTGTGGGGGCACGTCCCGGCCCGAGGCGCCGGCTGGCTGCCCGTACCCGAGCAACGCTCAGCCGACGGCGCCACACGCACGGCCGTCCTGCCGCCGCCCCCGCACACCGAGCGCGGCTTCTGGGTCGCTGTCGGCCACCTGCTGCCCGGGGTCCGCCGCTTCTGGAACCCGGACGGCGACGAGGGCGTGCTGCTCGTCGGCACCGACGGATCGCGCGCCCATATTGCCCCGGACGGCGCCACCGTCACCGAGTGGGGCCCGCGCAACCTGTGGCAGCTCGCCGAGGACGTCCACGAACGCTGGACCGCCGCCGGACGACCGGACACCTACCGGCTGGAACTGACCGACCAGGAGCAACGGATCATCGGCGGCCCGGGCCTGCACTGGGTGCTGCCATTGTGA